The genomic stretch GGGGTTAGAGGTGCAGTTGTCATCAACGGCTTCATCGCAGCTACAGGGATGGCTAAACCCGCCCCCTTGGTCAGTGATCACCCACCATAGATGAGACGCTGATGTAGTATATTTAACCGAAATGCATTTAGCCGGATCAAGGCGATTGCCGTGCTTAGCAGCGTTGACAAGGGCTTCTTGCAAGCCTAGCCGCACCTCGGCTTGCCAGGTCGCAGGAACATCTCTCAGCAAGAGTTCTAGAACTGGCTGCAAATATAGGGTAGACACGAAACTCAGGGTGTCCCACTTTTGCTGCTGTGCAGATGGAGAAGTTGCTATCACTCAGGCCATCTCCAATGTCTTGAGTTGAATAATGGTTGAAGTCTCTGACTCGCGGTTCAGAGATTAATCAATAAAAACGAATGTGTAACAAGCGATAAAATATTTATATTTTTTGTGGCTTGCTCAGAGTTAGCATTTGTGCAAACCCTCTAACAACACTTCCTCAAAAGTCCCAAACCAAAACAGTAGTTGGTCTAAAAACTTGTGGGAGTGAAATTGTTTTAGGCAGAGCATTACAGCCACTATTTCACTATAGCAAACTTTGCCAGGGCTTCGTCAACGGGAGGCAGTTTTTGGAGCAAACCGCTATTTCAGCACCTGTTTACCTGCACAGAGTGTGGCGAGTCGCATGTTTGAGCCTGCTCGCCTGTACCAGGGTAAACGCAACTCTATCTACGCTAAACGCAATCTCCAGGGCATAGAAACGTAATCTGAAAGAGAGGTTGCGTAATATTAAGTAACTTAGAAGCGTGAGTTTACCCTAGCAAAAGCCGTCTCTTAGAGGCCTAGGTGCTGTTTAGCCGTACCAGCAACAATGTCAGATGTATCGGTGGTGAGCTGTTGCAGCGCCGATTTAGCATCGGGTTCAGAAAACTGAGCTAGAGCTTGCACTAAGCGGTGGCGCACCTGCCAGTCAGGATGCGTAGTGTAGTTGAGCAGCAGGGGTAGGGCACGGCGATCGCCCAGTTCGCCCAGAGCACCAATGGCCGCAGTGGCAATCAGCTCATTGTCTGAGCCTAGGGCTTCTTGCAGAAGGTCAAAGGCTTGGGGCTCACCCAGCTCACCCAGAGCTGCCACTATGCTAAATTTCACCAGCCACTCGTCGGTGCTGTGGTAAAGCGTAGCCAGTTCAGGGTATGCACTTTTGAGCTTGAGACCGCCAATGGTGTCGGCGGCGGCGGCTTGGACATCGGGGTCAGGGTCTTGGGTGAGCGATCGCCGCAGCAAGGGTTCTACGGTGGCTACGTCTTGCTGCCCCAAACTGGCAATCTGGCTAATGGCGGCATAACGCACCCGAGCATTGCCGTCGTTAGCGGCCAGTTGCACTAGCTCAAAGGCGTCGGAAGAGTCCAATTCGCGCATTTGGTTGACCGCCCGCAACCGATCCCCGTAGTCATCGGAGTGGAGCAGTTCTCGAACCGAGTTTGGGGTAATAGCCATTTTTGTAGAGATAAGTACAAATCTGCTCTCTCTACTATCGGCCATTTTGGGGATCGGCGATAGGGGGAGCGGAGTGGGGGAGTGATGGAGTGGGGGAGTGATGGAGTGGGGAGTTTTGAATGTTGAGTGTTTAGTTTTGAATTGAAGCATTAGCAGGAGAACTCAACACTCAAAACCAAACACTTAAAATTCACCGCCCCATCGCCCTAGGCGTAGCTATTCGCCATTTCCCGCACAATGTCGCCTCGGGTGAGGATGCCGACCACCTGCTTATCAGCATCTACCACCGGCAGACGGCGCACCTGCTTGTCGTGCATCAGGTGGGCGGCTTCGCGCAGAGATTTATCTGGGGCAATGGTGACAACGTGATCGGTCATGACGTCTTTGACCAGTTGGCCGAGGGCTTTGTGGAGTTCCTGGTTGTACTGGTTAGGGGTCTTTAAATAGATCACGCTGTCGAGCAGCATGATATAGGCGGGCATATCGACCCCGGTAGTTTGCCACATCAGATCAGATTCCGACAAAATGCCGACCAGATGATTGTCTTCATTGATCACAGGCAGCCCGCCCACGTGGTTGTCGGCCATTAGCTGAATGGCATCCTTCAGCACAGTGTCGGGGGCTACCGAGATCGGGTTTGAGGTCATTACATCCGCAACGGTTTTGGCCATGGGGTTAGTTCAATACGGGTTGGACGGGTTGCTGACTGGAATTGATTTCATTCTAGAAAAGGTTCATCGCTAACCGGGTGGCTGTCACAGGTCGTTACAGTAGTGCTCTAGAATGGCGGCGCAGTGGGCGATCGCCCCTAAATGGGCGATCTCATAGCCGTGGGTGTTGTGGGTTGGGAAACTCAGGCAGGCGGCCCGAGACACGTGGCCAAACTTCATGGCGATCGAGCCATCGCTGCCAAAACCGCTAATCACCGCCATTTGAATGGGTAGGTCGTGGGTGGTTGCGGCTCGGCGCAGTTCTGCATTCAGGCCTTCGTCGTAGAGGCCGTAGCTATCTTGACTCAGCAACACCGGCAACTCGCCTGGCTGGATGGGATATTCTGCCGCTAAAGGGCAAACTTCTAGGGCAATTAGAGCCTCTAGTCGGTGACGTTGGGAGAAGTACAGAGCGCCGACCGCCCCCACTTCTTCTTTAGCAGACGCGACTAGGTAGATGGTCACAGGCGGCTCCTTCAGCCGCTCGGCCAGCATCAGCAAAATCGCTAGGGAGGCTTTGTTGTCGAGGGTGTAGCTGGCGATATAGTCGCCCAGGCGAAAGGGCCGTTTGCGGTGCTTGCCCACCACCACCCGCGTGCCCGGGCGAATGCCAGCGGCAGCGAGTTCTTGGGGCGATCGCTTGGTCTCTACCCAGGCGGTTTCCCAGGTGACCAGCTGACTCTCTTGCTGGGCCTTCTGGGGTGACTCATGGGAGACGTGGCGCGAGCCAAAGCTCAAAACACCGCTGATGGTGTGCTGATCCCCCAGCAGATCCATCACGCCCTCGCCATAGACCCAGGGGAACGAGCCGCCCAGCTTGCGCACCGACACCCGACCGTCGGCGTAGATGCTTTTGACCAGGGTGCCGATCTCGTCTTTGTGGGCGGTGATCGCGATCGCCCGGCTGTCGTCGCGCCCTGGAATTTTGGCAATGACGTTGTCGGCCTCATCGCGCCAGTGCTCTATCCCTAAGCTGGCCAAGTCAGCCATCAAATGCTGATTAATTTCGTCCTCCGCACCGCTGGGCGAGTGGCACATGACTAGGTCGGAAATCTTTGTAAACAGAGCATCGTAGGACATGGGAGGTGGGGAAGATAAGGGAGGTTGAGGAAGATAAAGCAGGTGAGACGCATTTTCGATAGAGGTTTTGATTCTAGCTACTTCCTTATCGCCCCATTTTCATCATCGCCCTTGTCACTCCTATCTCTTCTCGTTAGCTAACTCTTTCCCTTGGGCTCTCTAAAAGCAGAATTATTTGCTTTAGACTTGTGCATCAATCACGTCAGCCTCTCTGGCCTAGATCTCCTTGGGTGCGTTGGGGAATCGGCATTGGGATTGGGTTCCTGCTGTTTGTGGGGATCAGTAGTCAGTTTCGCAGCGAGGCTACACTTTCCACCCTCGCTCCGCTGCCGCAGGACCCATACATTCGAGCGTATTTTAACCACAATCAAGCGGCGACCTATACCGACCCCTACCGCCAGATCACCCGCCACGGCGATGATTTAGAGCAGGTGGTGGTGGATGCGATCGCCACTGCCCAAACCTCCATCGATGTGGCGGTCCATGAGTTCTCGCTGCCGGGGATCGCCCACGCTCTGGCCGATCGCAAGGCCGCAGGGGTAGAGGTGAGGGTGGTGGTTGAGAACACCTACAGCACACCGGTAGCCAAGCGAAATTCTGGGGGGTTGGCCGAGCTAGACGAGCATTCCCAGGACAAGGTCAACGATCTGTATGCCTTCATTGACGCTGATCAGGACGGGGTGCTGAGTGATGGAGAGTTGCGCGATCGCGACGTGCTCACCATTCTTGCTCAGGCCAACATTCCCCTCATTGACGACACCGCCGACGGCAGCAAGGGCAGCGGCCTGATGCACCACAAATTTATGGCGATCGATGGTCGCATCGTTGTCACTGGATCCGCTAACTGGACCTTGAGCTGCACCCACGGAGATTTCTCAGATCCAGATAGTCGGGGAAACGCCAACAGCATTCTCGTGATTGACAGCCAGCCTCTGGCCCAGCGGTTTCAGCAAGAGTTTGACTACCTGTGGGGCGATGGCCCCGGTGGGCAACCCAATAGTCTGTTTGGGCTGCAAAAACCTCACCGGCCCTCGGCCCTAGTCTCGCCCCCCGGTTCAGCGCTAGAGGTGCAGTTTTCGCCCACCTCAAAAACTCGGCCCTGGGCCCAGAGCGTCAACGGGCTGATTGCCAAAACCCTGAGTCAGGCCACCCAGAGCGTTCACCTAGCCCTGTTTGTCTTTTCTGAGCAGGCGATTAGCGACCAGCTGTTACCGATGGCCAATCGAGGAGTGCCTATCAAAACTCTGATTGACCCTGGCTTTGCCTACCGCAGCTATAGCGAAGGGCTCGACATGTTGGGGATCACTATCCCCGACCACAACTGCAAGCGCGACAACAGCGTACCCTGGGCGAATCCAATTACTACCGTTGGGGTACCGGCCTTGCCGCCTAGCGATAAGCTGCACCACAAGTTTGCGGTGCTTGACCAGAGCGTAGTGCTGATTGGCTCTCAAAACTGGAGTCAGGCCGCCAACACCACCAATGACGAAAACCTGCTGGTGATTCGCAATGCCACAGTGGCGGCCCACTTTGAGCGTGAGTTTCAGCGGCTGTACGACGGGGCAGAACTGGGTATGACGCCGCAGTTGCAGAGAGCGATCGCCCGTCAGCAGGAAAAATGTGGGTTGTAGCCCTTGCCCCTAGGCCGCTGGAGGACCGAACCAAAGCGC from Leptolyngbya subtilissima AS-A7 encodes the following:
- a CDS encoding CBS domain-containing protein, which translates into the protein MAKTVADVMTSNPISVAPDTVLKDAIQLMADNHVGGLPVINEDNHLVGILSESDLMWQTTGVDMPAYIMLLDSVIYLKTPNQYNQELHKALGQLVKDVMTDHVVTIAPDKSLREAAHLMHDKQVRRLPVVDADKQVVGILTRGDIVREMANSYA
- a CDS encoding M42 family metallopeptidase gives rise to the protein MSYDALFTKISDLVMCHSPSGAEDEINQHLMADLASLGIEHWRDEADNVIAKIPGRDDSRAIAITAHKDEIGTLVKSIYADGRVSVRKLGGSFPWVYGEGVMDLLGDQHTISGVLSFGSRHVSHESPQKAQQESQLVTWETAWVETKRSPQELAAAGIRPGTRVVVGKHRKRPFRLGDYIASYTLDNKASLAILLMLAERLKEPPVTIYLVASAKEEVGAVGALYFSQRHRLEALIALEVCPLAAEYPIQPGELPVLLSQDSYGLYDEGLNAELRRAATTHDLPIQMAVISGFGSDGSIAMKFGHVSRAACLSFPTHNTHGYEIAHLGAIAHCAAILEHYCNDL
- a CDS encoding ATP-binding protein, with translation MSTLYLQPVLELLLRDVPATWQAEVRLGLQEALVNAAKHGNRLDPAKCISVKYTTSASHLWWVITDQGGGFSHPCSCDEAVDDNCTSNPGECGRGLYILYQIFDQVIWHNEGRELHLGKVVRQPRRLPLIR
- a CDS encoding phospholipase D-like domain-containing protein, which gives rise to MGISSQFRSEATLSTLAPLPQDPYIRAYFNHNQAATYTDPYRQITRHGDDLEQVVVDAIATAQTSIDVAVHEFSLPGIAHALADRKAAGVEVRVVVENTYSTPVAKRNSGGLAELDEHSQDKVNDLYAFIDADQDGVLSDGELRDRDVLTILAQANIPLIDDTADGSKGSGLMHHKFMAIDGRIVVTGSANWTLSCTHGDFSDPDSRGNANSILVIDSQPLAQRFQQEFDYLWGDGPGGQPNSLFGLQKPHRPSALVSPPGSALEVQFSPTSKTRPWAQSVNGLIAKTLSQATQSVHLALFVFSEQAISDQLLPMANRGVPIKTLIDPGFAYRSYSEGLDMLGITIPDHNCKRDNSVPWANPITTVGVPALPPSDKLHHKFAVLDQSVVLIGSQNWSQAANTTNDENLLVIRNATVAAHFEREFQRLYDGAELGMTPQLQRAIARQQEKCGL
- the nblB gene encoding phycobilisome degradation protein NblB, translating into MAITPNSVRELLHSDDYGDRLRAVNQMRELDSSDAFELVQLAANDGNARVRYAAISQIASLGQQDVATVEPLLRRSLTQDPDPDVQAAAADTIGGLKLKSAYPELATLYHSTDEWLVKFSIVAALGELGEPQAFDLLQEALGSDNELIATAAIGALGELGDRRALPLLLNYTTHPDWQVRHRLVQALAQFSEPDAKSALQQLTTDTSDIVAGTAKQHLGL